ATGCCACGCTGGTCGATGGCGTGATCGCCAGCGCGCTGCCGCACTTGCCGGCCAGCCTGCCGGTGCTGTTTTTGCCCACGCAATCCATCGGCTTCAGCCCCGAGCACACGCGCTTTGCCGGCACGCTGACGCTCAAGGCCGAAACCATCCTGCGGCTGTGGACCGAGCTGGCCGAGTCGGTCGCCAGTACCGGCGTGAAGAAGCTCGTTCTGCTCAATTCGCACGGCGGCCAGGTCGGGCTGATGGACGTGGTGGCGCGCGACCTGCGCACCCGCCTTAGCATGCTGGTGTACAGCGTCAACTCCTTCAACCTGCCGCTGGTCGATGAGCGCGGTGACTCGGTGGCGGCGCGGTTCAGCGCGCACGAGCACCGCTTCGGCATCCATGCCGGCGAGTTAGAGACTTCGATGATGCTGGCGCTCAGGCCGGGCCAGGTCGATATGGCGAAGGCGCAGGATTTTCATTCCACCTCGCAGGACCGCTCCGAGCGCTTCGGCATCCTGGGCGACGGCCGCAGCGCCAAGCTGGGCTGGCAGATGCAGGACTACAACCCGCACGGCGCGGTCGGCAATGCGCTAGCGGCCACGGCTGAAAAAGGCCATGCGCTGCTGTCGGCCATGGGCCGCAGCCTGGCGCAACTGCTGCTTGAGATCGACCAGCTGCCGCCCGATACGCTGCAGAGCACCACGGCATGCTGATAGTTACCAGCGCAAAAACAAAACCCCCAAGCCAGGGGTAAACAGCTTGGGGGTTTGTACCGCAGGTCCGGCGGATAAGCCGGGCCGTGGTGTGCAACAAGTATCCCTCACGGGTCGCCGAAGAATTTGCCTGATT
This DNA window, taken from Polaromonas hydrogenivorans, encodes the following:
- a CDS encoding creatininase family protein gives rise to the protein MTFAPPAPPALPRFWADLKSPDFARLELDRCIAVLPVAAIEQHGPHLPLNVDATLVDGVIASALPHLPASLPVLFLPTQSIGFSPEHTRFAGTLTLKAETILRLWTELAESVASTGVKKLVLLNSHGGQVGLMDVVARDLRTRLSMLVYSVNSFNLPLVDERGDSVAARFSAHEHRFGIHAGELETSMMLALRPGQVDMAKAQDFHSTSQDRSERFGILGDGRSAKLGWQMQDYNPHGAVGNALAATAEKGHALLSAMGRSLAQLLLEIDQLPPDTLQSTTAC